In Kordia antarctica, the following proteins share a genomic window:
- a CDS encoding FAD-binding and (Fe-S)-binding domain-containing protein: MKAKLEKLKNSFEGTIFYDDLHRILYATDASVYRKLPLAVAYPKNNADLKLLIAFANEHGTSLIPRTAGTSLAGQCVGEGIVVDVSKHSTRILDINQTEKTVTVEAGVVRDELNANLQPLGLFFGPNTSTSNRCMIGGMVGNNSSGTTSIQYGVTRDKVVSMDVLLSDGSEVTFGEITIEEFHQKRALNTLEGEIYQKIYETLIDKNNQARIRIEFPKAEIHRRNTGYAIDELLQSELFTENGETFNMCKLLSGSEGTLAFTTKITLQLDELPPKYQCVVAAHYESIEACLQSVTLTMKHNLYTCEMMDKIILDCTKSNLAQAKNRFFVKGDPQAILLLELRSDTEEDLRNQINNLIVSLEKEGKSYHNPTLKGTEIAQAMELRKAGLGLLGNIIGDKKAVACIEDTAVALEDLSNYIAEFSELMKKYEQKAVYYAHAGAGELHLRPILNLKKKEDVVLFRKITRDVAKLVKKYNGSFSGEHGDGIVRAEFIPIMIGEKNYELLKDVKQVFDPKNIFNPGKIVDAAKMDTFLRYEIDRKEPEIETFFDFSDNQGILRAAEKCNGSGDCRKPASFSGTMCPSYRATKNEKDTTRARANALREFLTQSEKENKFDHPELKEVFDLCLSCKACASECPSNVDVAALKAEFLHQYYKSNKPTFRDKAFAFSTKSNKLASNFVGLSNFVKTNRFTSKIIKNKLGVAQERTLPINSSKTLDKIIKKTLNQLNTNSSKTKKVYIFSDEFTNYLESDIGQDALIVLSTLGYEIKHISHEESGRTFISKGFLAEAKKVANANVNIFKEILNENAVLVGIEPSAILTFRDEYIRLADDKEAAKRIATHVYLIEEFLAAEITLGEITSESFTQEAKNVKIHVHCYQKSLSNQKCTFDVLNLPKNYKPTIITSGCCGMAGSFGYEKEHYEVSMNIGEHSLFPAVRAAEVNAIIAANGTSCRHQIKDGTRKEALHPITVLRRALLLDS; this comes from the coding sequence ATGAAAGCCAAATTAGAAAAACTAAAAAACAGCTTCGAAGGAACTATTTTTTATGATGATTTACACAGAATTCTCTATGCTACAGACGCTTCCGTATATCGAAAACTTCCGTTAGCCGTTGCATATCCGAAAAATAATGCTGATTTAAAATTATTGATTGCTTTCGCGAATGAACACGGAACCTCGCTCATTCCGAGAACTGCAGGAACTTCACTTGCAGGACAATGTGTTGGCGAAGGAATTGTAGTTGATGTTTCAAAACATTCCACTCGAATTTTAGACATCAATCAAACAGAAAAAACCGTTACTGTTGAAGCTGGCGTTGTACGTGATGAATTAAACGCAAACCTACAACCACTAGGATTATTTTTTGGACCAAACACTTCCACTTCAAATCGCTGTATGATTGGCGGAATGGTCGGAAACAACTCATCTGGAACAACTTCCATACAATATGGTGTTACGCGTGATAAAGTAGTTTCTATGGATGTGTTACTTTCAGATGGAAGTGAAGTGACTTTTGGCGAAATTACCATAGAAGAATTTCATCAAAAACGAGCATTGAATACGCTTGAAGGTGAAATTTATCAAAAAATATATGAAACATTAATCGATAAAAATAATCAAGCTAGAATCCGAATTGAATTCCCAAAAGCCGAAATTCACAGAAGAAATACTGGTTATGCGATTGATGAATTGTTGCAATCAGAACTTTTTACAGAGAATGGCGAAACGTTTAATATGTGTAAATTACTTTCTGGAAGCGAAGGAACATTGGCTTTTACAACTAAAATTACGTTGCAATTAGACGAACTTCCACCTAAATACCAATGCGTAGTTGCAGCACATTATGAAAGTATAGAAGCTTGTTTGCAATCGGTTACGTTGACAATGAAACATAATTTGTACACCTGTGAAATGATGGACAAAATTATTTTGGATTGTACTAAGTCAAATCTGGCGCAAGCCAAAAACAGATTCTTCGTAAAAGGCGATCCGCAAGCGATTTTATTACTAGAATTGCGATCAGACACGGAAGAAGATTTAAGAAACCAAATCAATAATTTAATAGTTTCACTTGAAAAAGAAGGCAAAAGCTATCATAATCCAACCTTAAAAGGTACCGAAATTGCGCAAGCGATGGAATTGCGAAAAGCAGGATTAGGCTTATTAGGAAACATTATTGGCGATAAAAAAGCGGTTGCATGTATTGAAGATACTGCGGTTGCCTTGGAAGATTTATCAAATTACATTGCGGAATTCTCCGAATTAATGAAAAAATACGAGCAAAAAGCAGTGTATTATGCACATGCTGGCGCAGGAGAATTGCATTTGCGTCCAATATTGAATCTAAAAAAGAAAGAAGATGTGGTGTTATTTCGAAAAATAACGCGTGATGTTGCCAAATTGGTCAAAAAATACAACGGTTCATTCAGTGGAGAACATGGCGACGGAATAGTTAGAGCAGAGTTTATTCCGATTATGATAGGCGAGAAAAACTATGAATTATTGAAAGATGTAAAGCAGGTTTTTGACCCGAAGAACATCTTTAATCCTGGAAAAATAGTAGATGCGGCAAAAATGGATACGTTTTTACGTTATGAAATTGATAGAAAAGAACCTGAAATAGAAACATTTTTTGACTTTTCGGACAATCAAGGAATTTTGCGTGCGGCGGAAAAGTGCAATGGCTCAGGCGATTGTAGAAAACCAGCTTCGTTTTCAGGAACGATGTGTCCAAGTTACCGAGCTACCAAAAACGAAAAAGATACAACACGAGCGAGAGCAAATGCATTGCGTGAATTTTTGACACAATCGGAGAAAGAAAACAAATTCGATCATCCAGAATTAAAGGAGGTTTTCGACTTGTGTTTGAGCTGTAAAGCGTGCGCAAGCGAATGTCCAAGTAATGTAGATGTTGCAGCCTTAAAGGCAGAATTTTTACATCAATATTACAAATCGAACAAACCTACGTTTCGTGACAAAGCGTTTGCATTTTCTACCAAATCAAACAAATTGGCAAGTAACTTTGTAGGGCTTTCAAACTTTGTGAAAACCAATAGATTTACATCAAAAATAATTAAAAATAAGCTTGGAGTTGCACAAGAACGAACACTTCCTATTAATTCAAGTAAAACTTTAGATAAAATAATTAAAAAGACTTTAAATCAGTTAAATACAAATAGTTCAAAAACTAAAAAAGTATATATTTTTAGTGATGAATTTACTAATTATTTAGAATCTGATATTGGGCAAGATGCATTAATCGTTTTATCAACTTTAGGATATGAAATTAAGCATATTTCGCATGAAGAAAGCGGACGTACATTTATCTCAAAAGGTTTTCTGGCGGAAGCAAAAAAAGTAGCAAATGCAAATGTGAATATTTTCAAAGAGATTCTAAATGAAAATGCAGTTTTAGTCGGAATTGAACCTTCTGCAATTCTCACATTTCGTGATGAATATATTCGCTTGGCGGATGATAAAGAAGCGGCAAAACGAATTGCAACACATGTATATTTAATTGAAGAATTTTTAGCTGCTGAAATTACTTTAGGCGAAATTACGTCGGAATCATTCACGCAAGAAGCGAAAAACGTGAAAATTCATGTGCATTGCTATCAAAAATCATTATCCAATCAGAAATGTACATTTGATGTGTTGAATCTT